The Arachis duranensis cultivar V14167 chromosome 9, aradu.V14167.gnm2.J7QH, whole genome shotgun sequence genomic sequence ATGGTATGGTCACTGACGAAGGGCAACGTCGAAAAAGGAATTGAAAATACGAAAAAGGCTGTCGGAAGAAAAAAACATGAAAGGCTATGAATTAGTTttcatggaaaagaaaataacctATGTTTTTGATACTATGTTAGAAACAAAGAgagtaatataaaaaaagtgaTTGTATATTATTGAGTGTGTTCTCAATGATATAATATACAAGGGGATATATAGATGCTAAAagaattaaagtaataaaagtgTAATATCCTACAATAAATATACAGATatgttaaataaatataattgatgCTAACTGATCttaattgattctaattatactctaacaGAAATTTTTAATATCGAACACTTTAGTCTTTAActctttgaatttcaaaatatacaaaataatatcTAACATTTACTTCCGTCAGACAATACaatctttttccaatttaattcgTTAATCAAAATGattgtttcatttttttattttttagagactattttgagaatttttaaaattttcagtgattattttatactttactctttgaatcaaattaaaaggAATCTGTATATATTATCTAACCGCGATAAACATTGTGcactattttgtgtattttaaaatctatcctataattttaaaaaattttgaaatttatttagataATTGCTCCaatattaattagtatttttttttaaattatcattttactctaattctaaattttaaatcttaattctaaatattaaatcttaatcctaattcttttaaaaacatgttaaaaaattattttataataaaaaattaattaatattcacCGGTTAAAAagctttttatatttattcatattaaaattCACTAAATCAAACATTTCATTAGAAACTATTGACTCAATTCTAAATACCTATGACTTTCTTTCCGTCCAGTAGTATTATAAGAGATATCTGTTtgactttttcatttttattttacgtaaaataaaaacataaaaaataaacaacttGAAATCAAGGTGCATCAACGTTTGCTTTTTAAGTAACCCTGgctaccaaaaaaataaaataaaattcctatgaatgttatgaatttaattaatactCCTACATTTATATCTcttcttttaaatttagatcttttaaaataaaaaattaataaaataataaaataaaaaagtaattacattaattttataatttttataaaatatatgttttattattttaatttaaaaatcattaactctctattttattattttattaattttttcacttTAAAAGATCTTCTTTGTGTAGGAGCATTCTGTTGCTTGGATACAGATAGTCAACATGTAACTATGaaagtatataaaaataaatgataatataatgattaaaattgcaagaatttacAAATTCGCAACAAAGAGAGAAAAATCAGAGTTCAGCGTCCTTCAAATTGTCCTTATTGAGCATGTTAATAATCGAAAGCGATATAGCAGAAAGCAGAAAAGTGTCCTTGTTTCGTTTCGTTAACGGCGAAACGACACcgtttctttgattgaatccaTCTTCGCACGTCGTAGAGGCATCAATAACAGAGCTTAGCTTCACATTAGAATCAGCATAACGCTTAGCCTTGTAATCTTTAATGGCTTCTTTAATAGTTGCGATGGCATCAGAATAAACTTGAAGACAATCATCTAAGCACTCTTTGGCAAATGGATCcaacttgttcttgttcttcttgaGAATCTCTTTGATTTGAGCTCTAGTATCTGTCACGTTGTGCCTCACTAGCTTGATCGATGCGAGGCCGAGTTTTTCGAGGCTTTTGGCGCCGTGGCTTCGAGGATCTGATTCGAGAGAATTTATGCAGAATTTGTAGCTTACATTGGAATCAGTTTCTGAGATGTTCTTGCAGGTTTGTTGGATCAGATTATGGTTTGGCTTTGCTACGATGGAGTAGAAAGACAAGAGGATTATATTGAGAACGAGAAGGGAAGTTTGAGGTCCCATTTTTTCACTTGCATCTTTTAACTTTGtaatttattcatatatttatgGTGTACAATGCTTACACGAGAATGAACGTTAATTGCTACCTGAAGCAACAAGGAATTACAAGCTAAGTTAATGATGAATCATTAGAAGGAAGAATTATGCAAAGCAAAAGGAAAAGGAGTCGACTATGATTTTTGGTATGTACGTGGAGGCAAGGCCACAATTGCTACGCATACTTTTACCTTTCCTTTTAAACTATAGTTGAAGAAGGTGTGATTTTGGCTAATTGATGAGTATGGAGATTTACGAATTACggcatttttttttaatttgtccaGTTCGCATATTGAACttattttaaatatgatatttattgatatatgtgttttgtgtgttaataaaaaataaaaaaattcggaCACATTTAAACACCCTTAAATATCTAGAAAAGTGATTTGTCTGGCATTAACTTTAGAAAAGGagtttaagaatattttttaattatttttaaataataattgtgatgctagttatcCTGATTCGGGTGATAGTGTTGATTTTGCTTGTGTTATTAGAAATTGTAATAGGAGTTGACAAAAGGGATG encodes the following:
- the LOC107464846 gene encoding putative invertase inhibitor, coding for MGPQTSLLVLNIILLSFYSIVAKPNHNLIQQTCKNISETDSNVSYKFCINSLESDPRSHGAKSLEKLGLASIKLVRHNVTDTRAQIKEILKKNKNKLDPFAKECLDDCLQVYSDAIATIKEAIKDYKAKRYADSNVKLSSVIDASTTCEDGFNQRNGVVSPLTKRNKDTFLLSAISLSIINMLNKDNLKDAEL